The Pseudobdellovibrionaceae bacterium region CCTGAGTTCGTCGCCGCATCTTGCGAGGCGGGGGCGCTCGGCTCCATGGGCGCGGCCTATTCCACGCCCGCGCAAATGGTGGAGTTTGTGCATCAGGTCCGCGCCCGCACCGCGCGCTCATTCGCCATCAATCTGTTCGTGCCCACGGGGGAAGTGAAAGTCACATCCGAAAGGCTCGCCCGCGCAGAGGCGGCGACACAAAAACACCGCGACGAATGGGGGCTTCCGCGCCCCTCACTTCAGCCCCCTTTCGAAGAGGACTTCGACGCGCAATTCGAAGCCATGATCTCGCTTCGGCCGGATGTCTTCAGCTTCGTTTTCGGAATTCCCGACATCCACTATCTGCGCGAGGCCCAGCGCTGGGGCATCACCGTCATCGGTACGGCGACGACCCCCGAAGAGGCCGAGCGGCTCACCGAAGCGGGCGTCGACGCCATCACCTTGCAAGGGATTGAGGCGGGCGGTCACCGGGGGATTTTCTCGGCGACGGAGCCCGACGCCGAAATTCCGGCGCTCGATCTTTTGTGCGAGACCCGCTCGCGCGTGAAACTCCCGCTCATCGCGGCGGGGGGCTTGATGACGGCCGCGGACGTTCAAGCCGCGCTGAGTTTGGGCGCGGACGCCGTCCAGATGGGAACGCTCTTCCTCGCCACCCGCGAGGCGGGAACCTCGGCGCCCCACCGGCGGGCTCTGCTCGCAAGCGGCCAGCGCCGCACGAAAACCACGCGCGCGTTCTCGGGCCGCCTGGCCCGCGGGATCGAAAATCCGTTCATGCTTGAAATGGACGCCCAGCCCGACGCGATCCTGCCGTTCCCGGCGCAAAACAAATTCACCCGCGATCTGCGCACGGCCTCGGCGAAGGCCGACTCGGCCGACCACCTCTCGCTTTGGTGTGGAACGGGGACGGGCGCGCTCCCCACGGGCACGGTCGCCGAGGTGATCGACGGGCTGCTCCCCTAAACGGTGATCGCTCGAAGGCCACGGCATTTTTCCCTGCCCAAAGGTTCTCCTAGCGGAGCCCCGAAAATTCAGGTAATCGCCTTCGCACCCCCACCGGGAGTCGAAAGCGTGTTCGCGAAAATCAAAACGGTCGTTCGAAATCAGCTGAAGCAAGGCGCCTCGCCCGAAGGCCTCGCGCGCGCGTGCGCGGTCTCGGCTCTCGTGTCGGTCTTTCCGCTGCTCGGGACGACGGCGGTGCTGTGCCTGCTGGCGGGAATTCTGATTCGCGGCAACCAGCCCGTCATGCATATCGTGAACTACCTGCTTTATCCGGCGCAGATCCTGCTTTTGCCCGTTTATCTTTATCTGGGTGAGTGGCTGGTCGGTGCCCCGCACGTGACCATCCATCCCGTCGTGATCTTCCAGAAAAT contains the following coding sequences:
- a CDS encoding DUF2062 domain-containing protein, with the translated sequence MFAKIKTVVRNQLKQGASPEGLARACAVSALVSVFPLLGTTAVLCLLAGILIRGNQPVMHIVNYLLYPAQILLLPVYLYLGEWLVGAPHVTIHPVVIFQKMTTDFGAFLAEYGWAGLYAIMAWALITPPCAWILYHALRPVFRRVLRRAVPAPVA
- a CDS encoding nitronate monooxygenase, with the protein product MSTLLRQLKLRVPLIVAPMAGGTSTPEFVAASCEAGALGSMGAAYSTPAQMVEFVHQVRARTARSFAINLFVPTGEVKVTSERLARAEAATQKHRDEWGLPRPSLQPPFEEDFDAQFEAMISLRPDVFSFVFGIPDIHYLREAQRWGITVIGTATTPEEAERLTEAGVDAITLQGIEAGGHRGIFSATEPDAEIPALDLLCETRSRVKLPLIAAGGLMTAADVQAALSLGADAVQMGTLFLATREAGTSAPHRRALLASGQRRTKTTRAFSGRLARGIENPFMLEMDAQPDAILPFPAQNKFTRDLRTASAKADSADHLSLWCGTGTGALPTGTVAEVIDGLLP